Within the Saccharomyces mikatae IFO 1815 strain IFO1815 genome assembly, chromosome: 11 genome, the region CATTCGATTTGATTGTCTCCATAAGTTCACGTTTATCCTCGCTGTCTAGCAGCTTTACGTAATCTTTTTCGCTTACAACATCACTTTTAGTAATGTTCCTTCTAGATATTGCTTTTTGTGTCTTTAGTtttacaatttcttcacGAGTTGGTATACTAATAGTATGCTCGCCTTCTAAACCATCGATTACCtctgatgaattttttaatagCTGCTGACCTCCTTCCATCAAGTCTTCCATATTAAGAACCAACAAATCgtctttgttcttcttcaatgtattaatattattttttggttgGTATAGACCTTTATAATGTGAATCATCCTCCTTTGCTGCTTGTTCAGCATCAAAAGTAATATCGCGTTTGGGCACTTTCTTAAACTTTATTGGTTGCAAATCAAACAtgtcattatcatcatcatcatcatccgAATCGTTCAACGTTCCGGGCTTTAGTTGCTGCATTGACCGATGAACAGAAGCATCAACTTCAAGCTCATTAGGGGGACCTCCTGGTAACctgattttatttcttttcttgatcgCCATAATAAGTTTAAATTCTATACCATAGTTATGCTGCGACCAAACATAACTTAATTTAACCAGCCTTACTGCTCGTCTAAGCACagatcttttgaaagttgCATTCACTTATGAGATTTGCTCTAATATTTCCAATGACGTTCGCTTTCCGGGTATCGTGCCGATATTAAACTACTTACagcaagaaagaagaggaaagagTTGAACAGCAGGTTGTTGGCATCGGACTGGTCATAGTTCGTGAAAAGGGAAGGTGTATAATTATAAGACTGAGTTGGCCATAATTCTTGATAATGACAAGGCAGCAGGCTATTGACTATGCAGTTAAAAAAGTTCCGCAAATATTGCCACTAGAAGAATCCGATGTAAAAGCGTTGTGCGAACAGGTGCTGAGCACATCTTCTAGTAACCCAGAACAGAttgcttcaaaatttttggaatttcTGGGACACGAAGATctatcttttgaatttgtaATGATGTTCAATGAACTGTTAGATCAATCTGATAAGAAAGaggaaaggaaaacaaaacCGGTACATATGGAACAAACTGTCCCAATTGCATCCAAAAATGCACCAAAACATCTCACTAATAAGCATATCAATGACAGTAGAGATAAGCAACCAAAAAACATAAAGGAGGAGAGAAAAAGTTCAGCAATGAAATCCGCTGTACATTCATCTGATCAAAGCAAACAATCACAGTCCAGgaaggagaaaaaagtgCCCAAATCTAGGGAAAAATTACAGTCCTTGCAAGAAATCGATGATGCCATTAAAATGCTAGAGCTCCGAGATAGCGATTCTTCTAAAACTTGTAACTGTCAAGGCACAAGACATCCGGTTTTTGACGTAGCACCAAACTGTCTTTACTGTGGCAAAGTAGTTTGTGTTATAGAGGGATTGAATAGAGGTAAATGTGGCCACTGTCATAAACCGTTGatttctgatgatgaaaggATGCAGATggtaaaaattttaaatcATGAGAAAAACGAGTTGAACGAcccatcatcatcatcatctaaTGTTTCAAATAGTACTAACGTcccaaagaagaagacaaaaaacTACAAGATAACTTCAGGTATGGGTAAAAATCTATTTGCTGAACAAGACAAACTATTCGATTtcatagaaagaaaaagagaaagagagaGAAAGCGTAATGAAGTGTTGAAATTACAGGAGAAACAAGAggttgataaaaaatacgAGGATAAATTAGAGGAACAGGGTGATACGGTGACAGAAAACCCAGAGTTGTTAGCCGCACAAGAACGGCTAGATAGACTACTACATTTCCAAGACACTTCTGCggaaagaacaaaaatcaTTGATAATGCTAGTGACTTTGACATGAACCAGGAGGCTGGGTTATGGGGCAGTACAAGAGAAAGGGCTCTTGCGTTAAAGAAACAGCAACGTAACTTGAGAAAATGGGAAAAAGTGGAAAGAGAACGTAATGGCAGGCGCGAAAAATATGTTGTAAGCATGAATATAGGTTCCAACGGTAAAGTTACAATGACAGAGGTGCCCAAGGAAACAGACAACGTAATTGCTGATTCAGATGATGATATAAACGATATAAGTGACGAAGAAGACATCAGTGATCTCAAGCATATACATGCCTTAAAAACCGAAATAAATAGGACGAAAACCATGGAGCATTCAAATTTACAGTCCAAAACATGGGATTATGAACGTGATAAGAAACAATTCGATAGACCTACGTATGTGAAAAGGAGTACGGATGCTGTACAACCAACTAGtaaaagagaaggaaaGAACAAAGGTTATGACTTGAAGTCAAGAGTTCAAGTCGATCAAAACGCTGACGCTTCAGTCgaacaaaatattcttgCTGTCCTTTAGTTAACAGTAAAAGTTTATATAATTCATGATA harbors:
- the NTR2 gene encoding Ntr2p (similar to Saccharomyces cerevisiae NTR2 (YKR022C); ancestral locus Anc_1.278) encodes the protein MAIKKRNKIRLPGGPPNELEVDASVHRSMQQLKPGTLNDSDDDDDDNDMFDLQPIKFKKVPKRDITFDAEQAAKEDDSHYKGLYQPKNNINTLKKNKDDLLVLNMEDLMEGGQQLLKNSSEVIDGLEGEHTISIPTREEIVKLKTQKAISRRNITKSDVVSEKDYVKLLDSEDKRELMETIKSNGGLKRINEKEIENFSDDDMQGFHDEKLALTDNQIAIQKDFKRKIIEEALSDAPHRANEEWETQLLSKGNIHKSDEKIITPLPILFPDNKETGNNTEGISEMVSKIRLQRKKVEMRLQALEKAKIDLENSKANIINKLMDN
- the RQT4 gene encoding Rqt4p (similar to Saccharomyces cerevisiae YKR023W; ancestral locus Anc_1.259); protein product: MTRQQAIDYAVKKVPQILPLEESDVKALCEQVLSTSSSNPEQIASKFLEFLGHEDLSFEFVMMFNELLDQSDKKEERKTKPVHMEQTVPIASKNAPKHLTNKHINDSRDKQPKNIKEERKSSAMKSAVHSSDQSKQSQSRKEKKVPKSREKLQSLQEIDDAIKMLELRDSDSSKTCNCQGTRHPVFDVAPNCLYCGKVVCVIEGLNRGKCGHCHKPLISDDERMQMVKILNHEKNELNDPSSSSSNVSNSTNVPKKKTKNYKITSGMGKNLFAEQDKLFDFIERKRERERKRNEVLKLQEKQEVDKKYEDKLEEQGDTVTENPELLAAQERLDRLLHFQDTSAERTKIIDNASDFDMNQEAGLWGSTRERALALKKQQRNLRKWEKVERERNGRREKYVVSMNIGSNGKVTMTEVPKETDNVIADSDDDINDISDEEDISDLKHIHALKTEINRTKTMEHSNLQSKTWDYERDKKQFDRPTYVKRSTDAVQPTSKREGKNKGYDLKSRVQVDQNADASVEQNILAVL